AAAATGATACCCGTTGCACCCGTCTGTTCGATCACTCTCCTGTCGTTGGATTCGACGGAAAAATTAAGCGCGTCACTCATTCGGGCGTGCTGCCCGCTGCCCACGGAGGTCACGACCGCCTCGATCGAATATTCGCCGGCGAGCAAGCCACATGTCTCCAGTTCAAATCCCACAACGGCTCTTCCAGATACGAATTGCCTTGTTTCAAAGTGACTGCCGGACGCGATGGTGGCGATCAGTACGTTGGACATGGAATACACCATCAGCCGAAACCGCAGATCCGAGACCTGTCGGGAGTACTCGCACTCCATGCAGATTGAGAAGGTACTGCCTGTGGATACGACTTTGGTCCTCGTCCCTCCGGCCGTTTCCAGCCAGACTTCGTGAATCCGAACATCTCCCGTGGATTCCTGCTGAGGTGAGGTTGTTACTGATTTCGTCAGTTGTTGTTTTTGCAGTTCCGTATGATACAGGTGGATGGCTTCTTTGGGAGCTGCCAGTTTCAGGACTCTGCCGTCGGACATGGCGGCAACGCGATCACAGAGCCGTTCCAGCTGATAGGGATTATGTGACACGACGATGAAACTCGTTCCCCGTGCTTTCATCTCGTAGACGCGATCGTAACATTTTTTCTGGAATGCGTTGTCACCAACTGCCAGTACTTCATCAACCAGCAACACATCCGGCTGGAGTTGTGATGCAATTGCAAAACCCAGCCGAACCTGCATTCCTGAACTGTAGGTTCGGACCGGTGCGTCAATCGAATCTTTGATGTCTGCAAATTCGACGATGTCATCAAACACGGCTGCTGTTTCCCGGCGAGTACGTCCGAGAACGGCACTGTTGATGTAGACGTTTTCTCGTCCGGTCAGCACAGGATTGAACCCGGCCCCCAGGGCAATCAAAGCCCCCACCCGACCACGAATCGTTATCGATCCTGTATCCGGCTTGATGAGGCCGTTGAGCAGTTTCAGGAGTGTTGTCTTGCCAGCCCCGTTGTGACCAATCAGTCCCAGGCATTCGCCGCGTTTGAGTTCAAACGAAATGTGTTTGTTTGCCCAAAATTCACCGGACCGCAGTGTGTTTTGCTCGCGACTAATTCGCAGCAGATCCGCGGCGGAGTCCCGAAGTCCGTACCACAGGCTGGTCCTCAGATCACGGCAGAATTTTTTGCCCACATCATCACAGTGAACAAGAACGTCAGACATGGGATAAGGAACCAGTGACAAAAAGCATCTCGTAAACGCCTTTACGTGTCATCAAGGAGGATTTGGTTGCTTGAAAAAAAGGCCAGACAGCCCTGTCATGCTGTCGAGGGGATATCCGAATCATTTTTGGACTACATTCCCTGTCGTTCAATCAAACGGGGCAGCGCGATGCGAAAGACGATTAAACCAAACACAAGCACCAGGCTGCCTGCAATACTAATCATCATCATCTGCAAAGCGTAGGGGCTGTGCCCCTGAGTCAGCCAGTCGCGCGTGACCACAACAAACGGGGTTGCCGGATTCAAACTCACAAGGCGACTGGCGAAGCCGGACACCGGAGGCGGATAGATTACCGGGGCGAGGTACATACCAAACCCCAGTCCGACTTCGATGATTCGCGATACATCGGTGTAGAGTGCACCCACCGGAACCAACAGTAGTCCAATACTCAGACCGGTTAAGATCGTACAGGCCAGTCCCACGAAAAACAGAGGGGCAGTGGGTGCCAGGGGAATCTTCAGGAGCAGAAACACGGGAATCAATATCAGTGATCGAATGAGCACTTCGAACAAAATTTTTCCAACCCCGCTTAAAATAAATGTCTCCGGTGGTACGCGTAATTTAGACAGCACACTTTGTGCCGCAGTAAATGACAACAGGGGTTGATGAACGGATGCGGAAAAGACAGTCCAGATGAGTGATCCCACCAAAACATAGGCGGGATATGGAATCGAGGTCTCCGTGATGTCAACGACCTGTGAGGAGTTCAGGAAAAACCAAATAATGGTTGTCGCGACCACTGGCGCGAACAGCCAGAAGTAACTCAGGTAGCTTTGTCGGTATTGAGCCTTCAGGTCACGCGTGAACAAAACCCAGGACAATTCCCGGAATTTCCAGAGATCATGAAAAATCACGGCCAGTAATTTGTCTGGTCTTCGGAGTTCGGACTCGCACGAATAGCAGACCGTCGGCAAATCTTCAGAGTCAGCAACGAAAGTGGAATCATTCAAAACAGATTGAGCCTTCGTTGAAGGTCTGATATTTTCAGACGGGCACCACAATCACGGGCTGTCAGGCCTGGTTTATTGATGTGAAAACCCCGGTTTATTCATGTGAGAACACAGTGATCGATGATCACGAGTTAAGTCGGACTCGCAAATTTGTGCACCGACACCAGGTGATGACGTGTTTTGAGAGTTTTTTCGCATAATTGCACAGACCACTGTCCTACGACGTCAATGTTTTCTGTGCTGGTCCGGAATCCAAATTTAGTTCGTTTCAGGGATCCCTGTCACGTCAGAGACATGAACGTCAGACAACGGTTTTGCCCCTGTTTTGGGCAGTCTAAAATTTACCTGGCAACAGATTCTCCGGGATTCGTACGTCAGGAACAATGGACCTTTTTGCGAAGATATCCTGATGCCGGCACACGAGCCGTTTGCGAACTGCCAACATCCGCTCCACACCTTTCCTTTAATGACGCAGTGATTTCCCATCCGGCTCAGGCCCGAATCATGACGAACACATACTGTATTAAACCCGGGTACGAGCCGTCACAACAGACGGAATCGTACGACCCGGAGGCCAGTCGGGCTTACTGGACCGAAGAACGGATTCACAATTCGAGAATTTATCAGTATCACGTGTACACGGCCTGCCGCGGGCTGATTCGTGCACATCGCTGTAAGTCCCTGCTTGAGGTCGGCAGCGGCCCTGCGGTCAAAGCTGCGGAACTGCTGGCGCCCGAGCTTGAGCATGTGACGCTGGTTGATCAGCCGTCTGTGGAGCCGCTGGTGGCACAAAATCTTCCCAACGCTGTATTTGCTTCGATCAATCTGGAGCTGTCTGATTTGGATTTGGGTCAGCAGTTTGATGTGGTGTTGTGCGCGGATGTTGTGGAACATCTCGTAGATCCTGACCCCTGTGTGCGACTGATCAAGCGTCACCTCAGTCCTGACGGGTACGCGGTGATTTCCACGCCCGAACGGGACATCCTGCACGGTCCGGACTGCAATCAGTCACCGCACCATGCTCACATTCGTGAGTGGAATCAGCATGAATTTGCCGCCTGGTTGAATAGTCATGGCTTAAGGATTGTGCAGCACACGCTTCTCCCGCAGACCAGACTGGGACCGGTGGAATTCATGTGGTCTCGGATTCTCGGAAAATTTGCGGCCCTGCCTCGCTGGTTTGGTTGTCAGATGGCAGTCGTCCGGAACGGAACATGATGGGCAAACAAGCCGGGAACAGTAAGACCCGAGTCGGTGACGCTGCTGTTACGGCACCTTCAGCCGATTCACTGAAGGCTGCCCTGTTCGTCACCCTTTGTGCAGGACTGCTGATTGCGGTCTCCCATTACGTTGAACAGTATCTGAGGTATTGCGGCCGACTGCCGGAATCTGTGTATCGTCAGCCCCTCATTTTTTTCGGGTTGTTTTTCCACGACTGGACACGCGTGCTGGGCGTAGTCCTGTGCTGTGTGCCGATTGTTTTCAGTCCGCAATCACGCTGGTCTGAAATGGTCGAATTCAAAGCCATTCGTCCTGTCGTCATGATGACCGCCTTTGCCGTGACATGGGCATTTTCAACTTACTCCTACAATTTCTTCTACGACCAGTCGCACCTGTTCGATCGCAGTCTGCTGATCATCCTGTTCGGCCTGACGTTGTGGCGTCCGTGTTGGTTTCCACTGTTCCTGCTAACAGCAGTCACGATAGTCTCACAGTTCGAACACCCCATGCCGGGGTACTCATGGACGGACAAGATTCTGCCGTTTCGTGTGTTGTTTCTGTTTTGCAGTTACCTTGTCGTCTTTCGACTGTTTGACGCGCAGACCGCTGTCCGGGCGTTTTTTCTGGTACTTTTCGCAATGACCGGGGCCCACTATTTTATTGCCGGCTGGGGTAAGCTGGAGATGGAATGGTGGAACTACGGACATGTGTACCACATTGTGGCGGCGGCCTGGGCCAATGGCTGGCTGGGCTTTCTCTCAGAATCAGAAATCATCCGCGTAATCGATGTTGCAGCCTTTCTGGATCCCGTGGTGGTGGTGTTTACACTTCTGGTTGAAGTGAGTTCATTGTTTTTTCTGTTTCACCGACGGATAGCCATCGGACTTGTTCTGGGCTGGCTTCTCCTGCACGTCGGCATTTTTGTGTTTTCCGGAATCTGTTTCTGGAAATGGGCATTGCTGGACCTGGCAATCGTGCTGGCATTGCGACAAATGTCTCACGAAACCAGCCGTTGGCTTTTTTGTTCCAAACGTGCTTTTGCCTGCGCAGGACTCATTTTGATCCTGTCTTTTGTGGTAACCAGGCCCGTCAAACTGGCCTGGTATGACACGCGACTGGCGCACACATATCGTTTTGTCGGCACCGGGGTCAGTGGAACGCGTTATGATATTGGCAAATTTTTCATGGCGCCTTATGACCTGCAACTGGCTCAAAATCGTCTTCGTTATTTTCCCGATCAGGATCTGATTGTGCGAACCTATGGCATGACACAAAACCCGAAGCTTGCCGCAGAACTACTGAAGTCTCCGTCTGAGCTGGAACTTGAAGAACTGATAGAGTGGGACAGGATTGGTCAGCATAATCCTGCTGCAGTGGCGACCTTTGACCGGTTTGTTACGACCTATTTTCGTAACGTGAACTCACAGTTGTCGCTCAAACGCTGGCATTTTCCGGCGGCAGCTCCCCAGCATATCTGGACCATGCCAACAGGTCACCAGTTTGACTGTGGTGAACCGCTGGAACGATTTGCCGTCCATTTAGTGACGACCATGTATGACCAGTCAACCGGGATCGTGCAGCTTTCAGATCGCCCGATACACGTTGTGACGATTCCCGAAGCGAAAAACGCTGAATCAAAGTGAAAACCAGGGACAGCGGTCTGTTTGACTCTTTTTACCTGCAATAAGATGGGACAGCTTTGCTGTTTCGAAACGTCTGTTGGCTTTTATCATGAAAAACAGCCCGTCAAGCCATGATGATGTGATTGCATTTGTCAATCCGGCAAC
This genomic window from Fuerstiella sp. contains:
- a CDS encoding class I SAM-dependent methyltransferase, encoding MNVRQRFCPCFGQSKIYLATDSPGFVRQEQWTFLRRYPDAGTRAVCELPTSAPHLSFNDAVISHPAQARIMTNTYCIKPGYEPSQQTESYDPEASRAYWTEERIHNSRIYQYHVYTACRGLIRAHRCKSLLEVGSGPAVKAAELLAPELEHVTLVDQPSVEPLVAQNLPNAVFASINLELSDLDLGQQFDVVLCADVVEHLVDPDPCVRLIKRHLSPDGYAVISTPERDILHGPDCNQSPHHAHIREWNQHEFAAWLNSHGLRIVQHTLLPQTRLGPVEFMWSRILGKFAALPRWFGCQMAVVRNGT
- a CDS encoding ABC transporter permease is translated as MNDSTFVADSEDLPTVCYSCESELRRPDKLLAVIFHDLWKFRELSWVLFTRDLKAQYRQSYLSYFWLFAPVVATTIIWFFLNSSQVVDITETSIPYPAYVLVGSLIWTVFSASVHQPLLSFTAAQSVLSKLRVPPETFILSGVGKILFEVLIRSLILIPVFLLLKIPLAPTAPLFFVGLACTILTGLSIGLLLVPVGALYTDVSRIIEVGLGFGMYLAPVIYPPPVSGFASRLVSLNPATPFVVVTRDWLTQGHSPYALQMMMISIAGSLVLVFGLIVFRIALPRLIERQGM
- a CDS encoding ABC transporter ATP-binding protein, with product MSDVLVHCDDVGKKFCRDLRTSLWYGLRDSAADLLRISREQNTLRSGEFWANKHISFELKRGECLGLIGHNGAGKTTLLKLLNGLIKPDTGSITIRGRVGALIALGAGFNPVLTGRENVYINSAVLGRTRRETAAVFDDIVEFADIKDSIDAPVRTYSSGMQVRLGFAIASQLQPDVLLVDEVLAVGDNAFQKKCYDRVYEMKARGTSFIVVSHNPYQLERLCDRVAAMSDGRVLKLAAPKEAIHLYHTELQKQQLTKSVTTSPQQESTGDVRIHEVWLETAGGTRTKVVSTGSTFSICMECEYSRQVSDLRFRLMVYSMSNVLIATIASGSHFETRQFVSGRAVVGFELETCGLLAGEYSIEAVVTSVGSGQHARMSDALNFSVESNDRRVIEQTGATGIIFVNGRWF